In Haloplanus rubicundus, one DNA window encodes the following:
- a CDS encoding DUF7853 family protein yields MSPTTCHGPDGVDLSREEAWVLHAAVLEHVERVVAADGSPDRSLTVLDRIESCAPLDAADRDVVREALSTYDAPDRDRASVEAIRAALPARRTDGCASRR; encoded by the coding sequence ATGTCCCCGACCACCTGTCACGGTCCCGACGGCGTCGACCTGTCCCGCGAGGAGGCGTGGGTGCTCCACGCCGCGGTGCTGGAGCACGTCGAACGGGTCGTCGCGGCCGACGGATCGCCGGATCGTTCCCTGACGGTCCTCGACCGGATCGAGTCGTGTGCGCCCCTCGACGCGGCCGACCGCGACGTCGTGCGTGAGGCGCTTTCGACGTACGACGCCCCCGACCGCGACCGGGCGTCGGTCGAGGCGATTCGGGCCGCCCTCCCGGCGCGTCGGACGGACGGGTGTGCGTCCCGCCGGTGA